In one window of Drosophila mauritiana strain mau12 chromosome X, ASM438214v1, whole genome shotgun sequence DNA:
- the LOC117147869 gene encoding magnetosome-associated protein MamJ-like, translated as MNNMIIFKKLRNRVVPYSPPARLNRRNNRNRVRNAPAPQRNNSVQVEATLGEIAPTMAEVTVHVLAEADPNMEMEVMDEVDPNTEFGVMGEAYPLAEVEVLAEADPNMEVEVMAEVNPLAEVEVLAEDDPNTVVDVLAEAGPMAEAEIEVMEEADLNTNTEDDDMAEVEMMGLRFLPRLTLRWMLKLWLSLIPKLTMTLKRDREGRADR; from the exons ATGAACAATATGATCATTTTCAAGAAATTACGCAATCGTGTGGTTCCATACTCCCCACCGGCGAGATTGAATCGCAGGAATAACCGGAATCGCGTTCGGAATGCGCCAGCACCACAACGTAACAACTCTGTTCAGGTTGAGGCTACTCTTGGAGAAATAGCTCCGACTATGGCTGAAGTTACCGTTCATG TTTTGGCAGAGGCTGACCCCAATATGGAGATGGAAGTTATGGACGAGGTTGACCCTAATACGGAGTTTGGAGTTATGGGCGAGGCTTACCCTCTGGCAGAGGTTGAAGTTTTGGCCGAGGCTGACCCCAATATGGAAGTTGAAGTTATGGCCGAGGTTAACCCTCTGGCAGAGGTTGAAGTTTTGGCCGAAGATGACCCTAATACGGTAGTTGATGTTTTGGCCGAGGCTGGCCCTATGGCTGAAGCTGAGATTGAAGTTATGGAGGAGGCTGACCTTAACACTAATACTGAGGATGATGATATGGCTGAGGTTGAAATGATGGGATTGAGGTTCTTGCCGAGGCTGACCCTGAGATGGATGTTGAAGTTATGGCTAAGCTTAATACCTAAACTGACGATGACCCTGAAAAGGGATAGGGAGGGGAGAGCGGATAGATAG
- the LOC117147670 gene encoding serine protease SP24D produces the protein MRSVKAAILLGSCLLLLALPVQSAPGSLNGRVVGGEDAVKNQFPHQVSLRNAGSHSCGGSILSRNYILTAAHCVTNQDSNGNHIPIAAERFTIRAGSNDRFSGGVLVQVAEVIVHEEYGNFLNDVALLRLETPLILSASIQPIDLPTADTPADVDVVISGWGRIKHQGDLPRYLQYNTLKSISLERCDDLIGWGVQSELCLIHEADNGACNGDSGGPAVYNNQVVGVAGFVWSACGTSFPDGYARVYYHNAWIKNNSDVK, from the coding sequence ATGAGATCCGTTAAGGCAGCGATTTTGCTCGGTAGCTGTTTGCTTCTGTTGGCACTGCCCGTACAGTCGGCACCTGGTAGCCTGAACGGCCGTGTGGTGGGCGGCGAGGATGCCGTGAAAAATCAGTTTCCCCACCAGGTGTCCCTGAGGAACGCCGGCTCCCACAGCTGTGGAGGTTCGATTCTGTCCAGGAACTACATCTTAACCGCCGCCCATTGTGTAACCAATCAGGACTCAAATGGCAATCACATTCCAATTGCTGCGGAGCGTTTCACCATTCGAGCGGGTTCCAACGATCGATTCAGCGGTGGAGTCCTTGTCCAGGTGGCCGAGGTGATTGTCCACGAGGAGTACGGCAACTTCCTTAACGACGTGGCCCTGCTGCGATTAGAGACCCCACTGATCCTGTCCGCGAGCATTCAGCCCATCGATCTACCCACTGCGGATACGCCGGCGGATGTAGATGTCGTAATTTCCGGCTGGGGAAGGATCAAGCACCAGGGAGACTTGCCTCGCTATCTGCAATACAACACTCTAAAGTCCATTTCCTTGGAGAGGTGTGACGATCTGATCGGCTGGGGAGTCCAGAGCGAGTTGTGCCTGATCCACGAGGCCGATAATGGAGCGTGCAATGGGGACTCTGGTGGTCCGGCCGTATATAACAACCaagtggtgggcgtggccgggttCGTGTGGTCTGCCTGTGGAACCAGCTTTCCAGATGGATATGCCAGGGTGTACTATCACAACGCATGGATCAAAAATAACTCGGATGTGAAATAA